A part of Brachybacterium faecium DSM 4810 genomic DNA contains:
- a CDS encoding acetolactate synthase, large subunit (PFAM: Thiamine pyrophosphate enzyme, C-terminal TPP binding domain; Thiamine pyrophosphate enzyme, central domain; Thiamine pyrophosphate enzyme, N-terminal TPP binding domain~TIGRFAM: acetolactate synthase, large subunit, biosynthetic type), with protein sequence MTGQQMTGAQALVESLKHAGAEVVFGLPGGAILPTYDPLMDAEGLRHVLVRHEQGAGHAASGYAHATGKVGVCLATSGPGATNLITAIADAQMDSIPMVAITGQVGSEFIGTDAFQEADIVGMTMPVTKHNFLVSDADEIPQVIKQAFHIASTGRPGVVLVDVTKDAQQGQTTFTWPEALDLPGYRPDSRPHSKQIREAAALMLESKRPVFLLGGGVLRGDATEEVRELVDASGIPFMTTLMARGALPDSHPSHLGMPGMHGTVAAVSALQRADLIVAIGARFDDRVTGRLDSFAPNAKVVHADVDPAEISKNVVADVPIVGQAADVARALTAEVRTRLDQGDPRDYAGWWNTLDMLRENYPLGWTETADGFTAPQKVISRLSEISGPESIYVAGVGQHQMWSSQFIRYEHPRTWLNSGGLGTMGYSVPAAMGAKTGMPDKVVWAIDGDGCFQMTNQELATCVINDIPIKVAVINNSSLGMVRQWQNLFYDQRYSNTDLNTGHGTRRIPDFVKLADAYGCAGLRCERDEDIDETIRQAMEINDRPVVVDFTVSADAMVWPMVPAGVSNDEIQIAQGMSPEWERDI encoded by the coding sequence ATGACCGGACAGCAGATGACCGGCGCGCAGGCGCTGGTCGAGTCCCTCAAGCACGCCGGGGCAGAGGTCGTCTTCGGCCTTCCCGGCGGTGCCATCCTGCCCACCTACGACCCGCTGATGGACGCGGAGGGCCTGCGCCACGTGCTGGTCCGCCACGAGCAGGGCGCCGGCCACGCCGCGAGCGGCTACGCCCACGCCACCGGCAAGGTCGGCGTGTGCCTGGCCACCTCCGGCCCCGGCGCCACGAACCTCATCACCGCGATCGCGGACGCCCAGATGGATTCCATCCCGATGGTCGCGATCACCGGCCAGGTCGGCTCGGAGTTCATCGGCACCGACGCCTTCCAGGAGGCGGACATCGTCGGCATGACGATGCCGGTGACCAAGCACAACTTCCTGGTCTCCGACGCGGACGAGATCCCGCAGGTCATCAAGCAGGCGTTCCACATCGCCTCCACCGGGCGGCCCGGCGTGGTGCTCGTCGACGTCACCAAGGACGCCCAGCAGGGGCAGACCACCTTCACGTGGCCCGAGGCGCTCGACCTGCCCGGCTACCGGCCCGACTCCCGGCCCCACAGCAAGCAGATCCGCGAGGCGGCCGCGCTGATGCTGGAGTCCAAGCGGCCGGTGTTCCTGCTCGGCGGGGGAGTGCTGCGCGGCGACGCCACCGAAGAGGTGCGCGAGCTGGTGGACGCCTCCGGCATCCCGTTCATGACCACCCTCATGGCGCGCGGCGCGCTGCCGGATTCGCACCCGAGCCACCTGGGCATGCCGGGCATGCACGGCACCGTCGCCGCGGTCTCCGCGCTGCAGCGCGCGGACCTCATCGTCGCGATCGGCGCCCGGTTCGACGACCGCGTCACGGGACGCCTGGACTCCTTCGCCCCGAACGCGAAGGTGGTCCACGCCGATGTCGACCCCGCGGAGATCTCCAAGAACGTGGTGGCCGATGTCCCGATCGTCGGCCAGGCGGCGGATGTCGCCCGGGCCCTGACCGCCGAGGTGCGCACGCGCCTGGACCAGGGCGATCCGCGGGACTACGCTGGCTGGTGGAACACCCTGGACATGCTGCGGGAGAACTACCCGCTGGGCTGGACGGAGACGGCCGACGGCTTCACCGCCCCGCAGAAGGTGATCTCGCGCCTCAGCGAGATCTCCGGGCCCGAGTCGATCTACGTGGCAGGCGTGGGCCAGCACCAGATGTGGTCCAGCCAGTTCATCCGCTACGAGCACCCGCGCACCTGGCTGAACTCCGGGGGCCTGGGCACGATGGGCTACTCGGTGCCCGCGGCGATGGGCGCGAAGACGGGCATGCCCGACAAGGTGGTGTGGGCGATCGACGGCGACGGATGCTTCCAGATGACCAACCAGGAGCTCGCCACCTGCGTCATCAACGACATCCCGATCAAGGTCGCGGTCATCAACAACTCGAGCCTCGGCATGGTGCGCCAGTGGCAGAACCTGTTCTACGACCAGCGCTACTCCAACACCGACCTCAACACCGGTCACGGCACCCGCCGCATCCCCGACTTCGTCAAGCTCGCCGACGCCTACGGCTGCGCCGGGCTGCGGTGCGAGCGGGACGAGGACATCGACGAGACCATCCGCCAGGCGATGGAGATCAACGACCGGCCCGTGGTCGTGGACTTCACCGTCAGCGCCGACGCCATGGTGTGGCCGATGGTGCCGGCCGGGGTCTCCAACGACGAGATCCAGATCGCCCAGGGCATGAGCCCCGAGTGGGAGAGGGACATCTGA
- a CDS encoding assimilatory nitrite reductase (NAD(P)H) large subunit precursor (PFAM: Pyridine nucleotide-disulphide oxidoreductase; Nitrite and sulphite reductase 4Fe-4S domain; Nitrite/Sulfite reductase ferredoxin-like half domain; BFD-like [2Fe-2S] binding domain~TIGRFAM: nitrite reductase [NAD(P)H], large subunit), with amino-acid sequence MTTTGHSPLAPAAGTRMPAGTRVVVVGGGMTGHRVAARLQSQDPDGDWTLTVIGEEAHAPYDRVHLSTWFGHRRAEMLALDPGVWADPRITLLTGDAAAGVDRAARTVTCSSGTVHEYDRLVLATGSWAWAPRAEGRDLPGAFSYRTVDDVRALADWVAERGERLGRRVRGVVVGGGVLGLEAAAALRDLGAHSTVVEFADRLMAVQLDDGGGEMLRLLVEDRGIEVRTGVGAAAFRPADDGAMGIAELTDGSELTADVVVFSTGIRPRDRLGREAGLAIADRGGIVVGESCQTSDPDIWAIGECASFDGVCAGLIAPGNDMADVVADRFLGGTRTHHRADDGTKLKGVGVEAAAFGDVNAMTPDALEVSFVDPVHRQYRKLVMSDDATTLLGGVFVGDISLYAQLRPLSGRPLGADPSAVIAPEGGGDALSGAELPDDAVVCSCNNVVAGTIRRAVNEQGCHTIGALKERTTAGTVCGSCVPTLTTLLTQELTKAGVEVSRALCEHFDHSRAELYGLVEAGGQETFTEVVAAHGTGPGRGCAVCRPTVASILSSLGAFTGRRHNPVGRQLGSLQDTNDHVMANIQKDGTYSVIPAMPAGEVTAEKLLVFAQVAKDHGLYVKVNGAQRIGMFGARLEQLPEIWERLVAAGFESGHAYGKSLRMVKSCLGTNWCRYGVGDSTAMAVHLERRYRGLRSPHKIKIGVSGCARECAEAQAKDVGVIATHRGWNLYVGGNGGAQPAHAQLLVEDLDDETLQRCIDRFLILYIREADKLQRTARWVEQYPGGIDALRRVVVEDSLGIGEELEAAMQRHTDTYVDEWAEAVRDPERRAKFVSFINAPDLHDSTLRYVIEREQARPARPEDDPDATFPTPCAAKEHALAGAAHLSQEDQ; translated from the coding sequence ATGACCACCACCGGCCATTCACCGCTCGCCCCCGCCGCCGGCACCCGCATGCCGGCCGGCACCCGCGTCGTCGTCGTCGGCGGCGGCATGACCGGACACCGCGTGGCGGCCCGGCTGCAGTCCCAGGACCCCGACGGGGACTGGACGCTCACCGTGATCGGGGAGGAGGCCCACGCCCCCTACGACCGGGTGCACCTCTCGACGTGGTTCGGCCACCGCCGCGCCGAGATGCTCGCGCTCGACCCCGGTGTGTGGGCCGACCCGCGGATCACCCTTCTCACCGGAGACGCCGCCGCCGGCGTGGACCGAGCCGCCCGCACGGTGACCTGCTCCTCCGGCACCGTCCACGAGTACGACCGGCTCGTGCTGGCCACCGGCTCCTGGGCCTGGGCGCCGCGCGCGGAGGGCAGGGACCTCCCCGGGGCCTTCAGCTATCGCACGGTCGACGACGTCCGGGCTCTCGCGGACTGGGTCGCCGAGAGGGGCGAGAGGCTCGGCCGCCGGGTGCGGGGCGTCGTGGTCGGCGGCGGGGTGCTCGGCCTCGAGGCCGCCGCGGCGCTGCGGGACCTCGGCGCCCACAGCACCGTGGTCGAGTTCGCCGATCGGCTCATGGCCGTCCAGCTCGACGACGGCGGCGGGGAGATGCTCCGGCTCCTCGTCGAGGACCGGGGCATCGAGGTGCGCACCGGCGTGGGCGCCGCCGCGTTCCGCCCCGCGGACGACGGCGCGATGGGCATCGCCGAGCTCACCGACGGCAGCGAGCTGACCGCCGATGTGGTCGTCTTCTCGACCGGGATCCGGCCCCGGGATCGGCTCGGCCGCGAGGCCGGTCTCGCGATCGCCGATCGCGGCGGCATCGTGGTGGGCGAGAGCTGCCAGACCTCGGATCCGGACATCTGGGCGATCGGCGAGTGCGCGTCGTTCGACGGAGTGTGCGCGGGCCTCATCGCTCCGGGCAACGACATGGCCGACGTGGTCGCCGACCGCTTCCTCGGCGGAACCCGCACCCACCATCGCGCCGACGACGGCACCAAGCTCAAGGGCGTGGGCGTGGAGGCCGCCGCCTTCGGGGACGTCAACGCCATGACGCCGGACGCGCTCGAGGTCTCCTTCGTGGACCCCGTGCACCGTCAGTACCGCAAGCTCGTGATGAGCGACGACGCGACGACGCTGCTCGGCGGCGTGTTCGTGGGCGACATCAGCCTGTATGCACAGCTGCGACCGCTCAGCGGTCGGCCTCTCGGCGCGGATCCGTCCGCGGTGATCGCCCCGGAGGGCGGCGGCGACGCGCTCTCGGGCGCCGAGCTGCCGGACGACGCCGTGGTCTGCTCGTGCAACAACGTCGTGGCCGGCACCATCCGCCGGGCCGTGAACGAGCAGGGCTGCCACACCATCGGCGCGCTCAAGGAGCGCACCACCGCCGGGACGGTGTGCGGCTCGTGCGTCCCCACCCTCACCACGCTGCTGACTCAGGAGCTGACCAAGGCCGGCGTCGAGGTGTCGCGCGCCCTGTGCGAGCACTTCGATCACTCCCGCGCGGAGCTCTACGGACTCGTCGAGGCCGGAGGTCAGGAGACGTTCACCGAGGTCGTCGCCGCACACGGCACCGGGCCGGGGCGCGGCTGTGCGGTGTGCCGACCCACCGTCGCCTCGATCCTGTCCTCCCTCGGGGCGTTCACCGGGCGCCGGCACAACCCGGTGGGCCGCCAGCTCGGCTCGCTGCAGGACACCAACGATCACGTCATGGCGAACATCCAGAAGGACGGCACCTACTCGGTGATCCCCGCGATGCCCGCGGGTGAGGTCACTGCCGAGAAGCTGCTCGTCTTCGCCCAGGTCGCGAAGGATCACGGCCTGTACGTGAAGGTCAACGGCGCCCAGCGGATCGGCATGTTCGGTGCCCGCCTCGAGCAGCTTCCCGAGATCTGGGAGCGCCTGGTGGCGGCCGGCTTCGAGTCCGGGCACGCCTACGGCAAATCGCTGAGGATGGTGAAGTCGTGCCTGGGCACCAACTGGTGCCGCTACGGCGTGGGCGACTCGACCGCGATGGCCGTGCATCTCGAGCGGCGCTACCGCGGCCTGCGCTCGCCCCACAAGATCAAGATCGGCGTCTCCGGCTGCGCGCGCGAGTGCGCCGAGGCCCAGGCGAAGGACGTCGGCGTGATCGCCACCCACCGCGGGTGGAACCTCTACGTCGGCGGCAACGGCGGCGCCCAGCCCGCCCACGCCCAGCTGCTCGTCGAGGACCTCGACGACGAGACGCTCCAGCGGTGCATCGATCGCTTCCTCATCCTCTACATCCGCGAAGCGGACAAGCTCCAGCGCACCGCGCGCTGGGTCGAGCAGTACCCCGGCGGGATAGACGCGCTGCGGCGCGTGGTCGTCGAGGACTCCCTCGGCATCGGCGAGGAGCTCGAGGCGGCCATGCAGCGCCACACCGACACCTACGTCGACGAATGGGCCGAGGCGGTGCGCGATCCGGAGCGCCGCGCGAAGTTCGTCTCCTTCATCAACGCCCCGGACCTGCACGACTCCACGCTGCGCTACGTGATCGAGCGCGAGCAGGCGCGCCCGGCCCGCCCCGAGGACGATCCGGATGCCACCTTCCCGACCCCGTGCGCCGCGAAGGAGCACGCGCTCGCCGGGGCCGCCCACCTCTCGCAGGAGGACCAGTGA
- a CDS encoding ferredoxin subunit of nitrite reductase and ring-hydroxylating dioxygenase (TIGRFAM: nitrite reductase [NAD(P)H], small subunit) — protein MTIPADAFVPICAASALTPERGTAALLPDGTQIAVFLLDDGSVRAVQQHDPYSGANVLSRGLVGTHLRAGEGEEPGRLVPTLSSPMYKQSWDLDTGEVLDAGGGEPLSIAVHDVVVRSGQVRVAPRPRPAPGGDA, from the coding sequence ATGACCATCCCCGCCGATGCCTTCGTGCCGATCTGCGCCGCCTCCGCGCTGACGCCCGAGCGCGGCACCGCCGCCCTGCTGCCGGACGGCACCCAGATCGCGGTGTTCCTGCTGGACGACGGCAGTGTGCGCGCCGTCCAGCAGCACGACCCCTACTCCGGTGCGAACGTCCTGTCCCGAGGGCTCGTGGGCACGCACCTGCGCGCGGGCGAGGGCGAGGAGCCGGGACGGCTCGTCCCCACCCTGTCCTCGCCCATGTACAAGCAGAGCTGGGATCTGGACACCGGCGAGGTGCTCGATGCGGGCGGCGGGGAGCCGCTGTCGATCGCCGTGCACGATGTCGTGGTCCGCAGCGGCCAGGTGCGCGTCGCGCCGCGCCCGCGTCCCGCGCCGGGCGGCGACGCATGA
- a CDS encoding uroporphyrin-III C-methyltransferase (PFAM: CbiX; Tetrapyrrole (Corrin/Porphyrin) Methylases~TIGRFAM: uroporphyrin-III C-methyltransferase) translates to MSALTAARLEPGEVALVGGGPGAEDLITVRGLHLLRQADVVVADRLGPRSLLEELGGEIEVIDVGKRPGAHSLAQSRIGELLVERALAGQRVVRLKGGDPFVLGRGGEEVLACRAAGVPVQVVPGVTSALAGPAAGEVPVTHRGTAVAVHIVNAHGDLGPADLAALRDPGTTTVLMMGVGWLPRLVSQALLNGVDPSTPVAVVQDATLAGQRRVHGDLGSIDRIVAEAGLGHPAVIIVGRTAAEGFLGAPVPVPAQGAGREALVPEAVAQTAPGSPAPVLLGCSHGTRSREGRDVIRGLLRRIARHAPGGVREAFVDVQSPDIAEVVSAHAEAAETRTRESAEVQAVVVPLLLSLGHHVKDDIAGAVAGRAAVAAAPLGPDPRLAEVMAQRLAEMGLRPGDAVVMAGSGTRDPEGVEQVRTMARLLGRRLGREVAPAFAYAASPSVEEAVASVRERQRSGELPGTRVVIASYVLAPGHFHDLVRAAGADAVSAPLGDHELVAEVALERYEASLGA, encoded by the coding sequence ATGAGCGCGCTGACCGCTGCCCGGCTCGAGCCCGGCGAGGTCGCTCTGGTGGGCGGCGGGCCGGGGGCCGAGGATCTCATCACGGTGCGTGGGCTGCATCTGCTGCGACAGGCCGACGTGGTGGTCGCGGACCGGCTCGGCCCGCGCTCCCTGCTCGAGGAGCTCGGCGGAGAGATCGAGGTGATCGATGTGGGCAAGCGGCCCGGCGCCCACTCCCTCGCCCAGTCACGGATCGGCGAGCTGCTGGTCGAGCGGGCGCTCGCGGGGCAGCGGGTGGTGCGGCTGAAGGGCGGGGACCCCTTCGTGCTCGGGCGGGGCGGCGAGGAGGTCCTCGCCTGCCGGGCCGCCGGGGTTCCGGTGCAGGTGGTGCCCGGGGTGACATCCGCGCTCGCCGGTCCCGCCGCCGGCGAGGTGCCCGTCACCCATCGCGGCACCGCCGTCGCCGTGCACATCGTCAACGCCCACGGCGACCTGGGCCCCGCGGATCTCGCGGCCCTGCGGGATCCGGGCACCACGACCGTGCTCATGATGGGTGTGGGGTGGTTGCCGCGCCTCGTCTCCCAGGCGCTGCTGAACGGCGTCGATCCCTCCACTCCGGTCGCCGTGGTGCAGGACGCGACGCTCGCCGGGCAGCGGCGCGTGCACGGGGATCTCGGCAGCATCGACCGGATCGTCGCCGAGGCGGGTCTCGGCCATCCCGCGGTGATCATCGTGGGCCGCACCGCGGCCGAGGGCTTCCTCGGCGCGCCCGTGCCCGTTCCCGCGCAGGGCGCGGGCCGGGAGGCGCTCGTGCCGGAGGCGGTGGCTCAGACCGCGCCCGGCTCCCCTGCTCCGGTTCTCCTGGGGTGTTCGCACGGCACCCGCTCCCGGGAGGGGCGCGACGTGATCCGTGGGCTGCTGCGGCGCATCGCACGGCATGCGCCGGGCGGGGTGCGGGAGGCGTTCGTGGACGTGCAGTCGCCGGACATCGCCGAGGTGGTCTCCGCCCATGCCGAGGCGGCCGAGACCCGCACGCGGGAGTCTGCGGAGGTGCAGGCGGTGGTGGTGCCGCTGCTGCTCTCGCTCGGCCACCACGTCAAGGACGACATCGCCGGAGCGGTCGCGGGCCGGGCTGCGGTCGCCGCCGCGCCGCTCGGCCCGGACCCGCGCCTGGCCGAGGTGATGGCACAGCGCCTCGCGGAGATGGGGCTCCGTCCGGGCGACGCGGTGGTGATGGCGGGCTCCGGCACCCGGGATCCCGAGGGGGTCGAGCAGGTCCGGACGATGGCCCGCCTGCTCGGCCGCAGGCTCGGCCGAGAGGTCGCACCGGCCTTCGCCTACGCCGCGAGCCCGAGCGTCGAGGAGGCCGTCGCGTCGGTGCGCGAGCGGCAGCGCAGCGGGGAGCTGCCCGGCACCCGGGTCGTGATCGCGAGCTATGTGCTGGCGCCCGGGCACTTCCACGACCTCGTGCGCGCGGCGGGCGCCGACGCGGTCAGCGCTCCGCTCGGGGACCACGAGCTCGTCGCCGAGGTCGCGCTCGAGCGCTACGAGGCCTCCCTCGGCGCCTGA
- a CDS encoding dihydroxyacid dehydratase (PFAM: Dehydratase family~TIGRFAM: dihydroxy-acid dehydratase) codes for MRPLRSRTSTHGRNMAGARALWRATGMKSGDFGKPIIAIANSYTQFVPGHVHLKNMGDLVAGAIAEAGGVSKEFNTIAVDDGIAMGHGGMLYSLPSRDIIADSIEYMVNAHTADALVCISNCDKITPGHMMAAMRLNIPVIFVSGGPSESGKPIEGVTEHRIDLVDAMALSADDSITDAQLAEVEENACPTCGSCSGMFTANSMNCLTEVLGLSLPGNGTTLATHAFRRELFLEAGRKIVDLAKRYYEDGDESVLPRSIATKAAFSNAMAMDVAMGGSTNTILHILAVAIEGGVDFGLDDIDRISRLVPTLSKVAPNGTAHVEDVHRAGGIPAILGELDRAGLLDHTIHTVHSPDLASWLAEWDVRSGTASKKAEALFHAAPGGVRTTQAFSTTNTWDELDLDGEEGVVRAVPHAHTKDGGLAVLKGNLARDGAVFKTAGVTEDLFHFEGTAVVCDSQEEAVQKILDKTVKAGDVVVIRYEGPQGGPGMQEMLYPTSFLKGRGLGKTCALITDGRFSGGTSGVSIGHISPEAAEGGLIGLIEDGDKIVIDVDKRLLELEVPEDELARRREAKGALPWRPEHRERQVSQALKVYAHLVRSATYGATRRPLD; via the coding sequence ATGCGTCCTCTTCGTTCCCGTACCTCGACCCACGGCCGCAACATGGCCGGCGCCCGCGCACTCTGGCGCGCCACCGGCATGAAGAGCGGCGACTTCGGCAAGCCGATCATCGCGATCGCGAACTCGTACACGCAGTTCGTGCCGGGCCACGTCCACCTCAAGAACATGGGGGACCTGGTCGCGGGGGCGATCGCGGAGGCCGGCGGCGTCTCCAAGGAGTTCAACACCATCGCCGTGGACGACGGCATCGCGATGGGCCACGGCGGCATGCTCTACTCGCTGCCCAGCCGCGACATCATCGCCGACTCCATCGAGTACATGGTCAACGCCCACACGGCCGACGCCCTGGTGTGCATCTCCAACTGCGACAAGATCACGCCCGGCCACATGATGGCCGCGATGCGGCTGAACATCCCCGTCATCTTCGTCTCCGGCGGGCCCTCCGAATCCGGCAAGCCGATCGAGGGCGTCACCGAGCACCGCATCGACCTGGTCGACGCGATGGCGCTCAGCGCCGACGACTCCATCACCGATGCGCAGCTCGCCGAGGTCGAGGAGAACGCCTGCCCCACCTGCGGCTCCTGCTCGGGCATGTTCACCGCGAACTCCATGAACTGCCTCACCGAGGTGCTCGGCCTGTCCCTGCCCGGCAACGGCACCACCCTGGCCACCCACGCCTTCCGCAGGGAGCTGTTCCTCGAGGCCGGCCGGAAGATCGTCGACCTCGCGAAGCGCTACTACGAGGACGGCGACGAATCCGTCCTGCCGCGCTCGATCGCCACCAAGGCCGCGTTCTCCAACGCGATGGCCATGGACGTCGCGATGGGCGGCTCGACGAACACCATCCTGCACATCCTCGCCGTCGCGATCGAGGGCGGGGTCGACTTCGGCCTCGACGACATCGACCGCATCTCCCGCCTCGTGCCCACGCTGTCGAAGGTGGCACCCAACGGCACCGCGCACGTGGAGGACGTCCACCGCGCCGGCGGCATCCCCGCGATCCTCGGCGAGCTCGACCGCGCCGGGCTGCTGGACCACACCATCCACACCGTCCACTCGCCCGACCTGGCCAGCTGGCTGGCCGAGTGGGACGTGCGCAGCGGGACGGCCTCGAAGAAGGCCGAGGCCCTGTTCCATGCCGCACCCGGCGGGGTGCGCACCACCCAGGCGTTCTCGACCACGAACACCTGGGACGAGCTCGACCTGGACGGTGAGGAGGGCGTGGTCCGCGCGGTCCCGCACGCCCACACCAAGGACGGCGGCCTCGCCGTGCTCAAGGGCAACCTCGCGCGCGACGGCGCGGTCTTCAAGACCGCCGGCGTCACCGAGGACCTCTTCCACTTCGAGGGCACCGCGGTGGTGTGCGACTCCCAGGAGGAGGCGGTCCAGAAGATCCTCGACAAGACCGTCAAGGCCGGCGATGTCGTGGTGATCCGCTACGAGGGCCCCCAGGGCGGTCCCGGCATGCAGGAGATGCTCTACCCGACCTCGTTCCTCAAGGGACGAGGGCTGGGCAAGACCTGCGCGCTGATCACCGATGGCCGATTCTCCGGCGGAACCAGCGGCGTCTCCATCGGGCACATCTCCCCGGAGGCCGCCGAGGGCGGCCTCATCGGCCTCATCGAGGACGGCGACAAGATCGTCATCGACGTGGACAAGCGCCTGCTCGAGCTCGAGGTCCCCGAGGACGAGCTCGCCCGGCGCCGCGAGGCGAAGGGGGCGCTGCCCTGGCGCCCCGAGCACCGCGAGCGCCAGGTCTCCCAGGCCCTCAAGGTCTACGCGCACCTGGTGCGCTCGGCGACCTACGGCGCGACCCGCCGTCCGCTGGACTGA
- a CDS encoding amino acid carrier protein (PFAM: Sodium:alanine symporter family~TIGRFAM: amino acid carrier protein): protein MTGIDAAVERFFGPIANWLSAVVFFEVPVFGGIPVIVVWLMAAALFLTVWLRFQPITGLRHSIQVIRGRYTAKTDPGEVSSYQALATELSGTVGLGNIAGVAVAISAGGPGAALWIALFGVLSMSVKMAEATLGVMFRRVNADGTTEGGPMHYLRDGLASIGRRRLGRVLAVLYAVFALVGVFGAGNLFQSNQVAMIVAGATGSEALQSNGWIIGVVVAVLTAAVILGGVKSIARWTSALTPAMAVLYTACILLILVVNVTALPQALGQIVTGAFTADGVTGGIIGVAVIGIQRALFSNAAGVGSAGMAHSASKTSEPATEGFTAMWEPLIDSVGICMLTALAIVVTGVHTSGAEDGVALTASAFATVTAWFPILLTIAVALFGFSTILAYSYYGELNAMYLFGNRARVRTTFRLAWVLAIVVGAAISLDSVIAFSDAMFFLMAVPNLLGIYFLARVLRLEILRHRYRVSVGALTEVEPELQVGMRDHEPTAEQVAAAHERTATEELRLAELHRRLAEDPGFPVRAEHHDEDLSSPMGAPDTDGWESGDPAPTQPTGA, encoded by the coding sequence ATGACAGGTATTGACGCCGCCGTGGAGAGGTTCTTCGGCCCGATCGCGAACTGGCTCAGCGCCGTCGTGTTCTTCGAGGTCCCGGTCTTCGGGGGGATCCCCGTCATCGTCGTGTGGCTGATGGCCGCCGCCCTCTTCCTCACCGTCTGGCTGCGCTTCCAGCCGATCACCGGCCTGCGGCACTCGATCCAGGTGATCCGCGGCCGCTACACCGCGAAGACCGACCCCGGCGAGGTCTCGAGCTACCAGGCGCTGGCCACCGAGCTCTCCGGCACCGTCGGCCTCGGCAACATCGCCGGCGTCGCCGTGGCGATCTCGGCGGGCGGCCCCGGCGCCGCGCTGTGGATCGCGCTGTTCGGGGTCCTGTCGATGAGCGTGAAGATGGCCGAGGCCACCCTCGGCGTCATGTTCCGCAGGGTCAACGCGGACGGCACCACCGAGGGCGGGCCCATGCACTACCTGCGTGACGGGCTGGCCTCGATCGGCCGCCGGCGCCTGGGCCGCGTGCTCGCGGTGCTGTACGCCGTCTTCGCCCTGGTCGGCGTGTTCGGCGCCGGCAACCTCTTCCAGTCCAACCAGGTGGCGATGATCGTGGCCGGGGCGACCGGCAGCGAGGCCCTCCAGTCCAACGGCTGGATCATCGGCGTGGTGGTGGCGGTCCTCACCGCCGCGGTGATCCTCGGCGGCGTGAAGTCGATCGCCCGCTGGACCTCGGCGCTCACGCCGGCGATGGCCGTGCTGTACACCGCATGCATCCTGCTCATCCTGGTCGTCAACGTCACCGCCCTGCCCCAGGCGCTGGGCCAGATCGTCACCGGCGCCTTCACGGCCGACGGCGTCACCGGAGGCATCATCGGCGTCGCGGTGATCGGCATCCAGCGCGCCCTGTTCTCCAACGCCGCCGGGGTGGGCTCCGCCGGGATGGCCCACAGCGCCTCGAAGACGAGCGAGCCCGCCACCGAGGGCTTCACAGCGATGTGGGAGCCGCTGATCGACTCGGTCGGCATCTGCATGCTCACCGCGCTCGCGATCGTGGTCACCGGCGTGCACACCAGCGGTGCGGAGGACGGCGTCGCGCTCACCGCGAGCGCCTTCGCCACCGTGACCGCCTGGTTCCCGATCCTCCTGACCATCGCCGTGGCCCTGTTCGGGTTCTCCACGATCCTCGCCTACTCGTACTACGGCGAGCTCAACGCGATGTACCTCTTCGGCAACCGTGCCCGGGTGCGGACGACCTTCCGCCTCGCCTGGGTGCTCGCGATCGTCGTCGGCGCCGCGATCTCGCTGGACTCCGTCATCGCGTTCTCGGACGCCATGTTCTTCCTCATGGCCGTCCCGAACCTGCTCGGCATCTACTTCCTGGCACGGGTGCTGCGCCTGGAGATCCTCCGCCACCGCTACCGCGTGAGCGTCGGCGCGCTCACCGAGGTCGAGCCCGAGCTCCAGGTGGGCATGCGCGACCACGAGCCGACCGCGGAGCAGGTCGCTGCCGCGCACGAGCGGACCGCGACCGAGGAGCTGCGCCTGGCGGAGCTGCACCGCCGACTTGCCGAGGATCCGGGCTTCCCGGTCCGCGCGGAGCACCATGACGAGGATCTCAGCTCGCCGATGGGCGCCCCGGACACCGACGGGTGGGAGAGCGGCGACCCCGCGCCGACCCAGCCGACCGGGGCCTGA